AATGATATAGCGGAATTCCCTATTGTAAGCAGAATGAAGTTCGATATGATAGGAATCATTTAAGGTCGCGATGCCAATCCCCTTGTTTATATTATCTCCATACCATAGAAACTGAGTAAGTGCTTGCAGATTACTACTATTCCTCCATTTTTCAGGTGCTTCACATTCTGGAATGACAATAATGTCGGCCATGTAGGGGAATATTGCTTCAATCTTATCTCGAAATCTCATTGCCGCATTCCATGTTACTAGTTTCATCCGTAGTCCTCCATGTTTTATTTCCTTATATTATACTTTAAAAATTCACAGTTTTTACCGTTCCGTCACATTAATATTCTAAAATATGGTAAATTTAATAAATAATAAAATTAATAGGGGTGTGCAGCATAATGCCTATGGAACAAGAAACAATGGGTTTTTTAATAGGCGGTTTTTCAACCGTAATGGGGATTACCTTTATGATCGTTTTACGAATGTTATTCTCGAAAAAACGCAAATCTTTTAGAACGGCTTATGGTTTAATCATGTGTCATTTAATACTAGTTAGCCTTGCAGTCTATCAAGTGTTACGTGCAATTAGTTTTGACGGATACCATCAAATGGCCTCCGAAGAAATATCTTTACGTCTTGCTATCACAGGCGGTCTTTGGGCAATCAGTATGGTATTTTTAATCCTGGGTTTAATTAGATTTTCAGTTACAAAAAATCTCTTCTGTGAGACAGTTTGACACTGTCCCTCAAAAGAGATAATTTTTAGTTTACTAATCCTCTATTTTGATATTCTGGTTTATTTCTTTTAGGATCAGGTTAGAAATATTTTGGCAATGGTGCATGACGGTATCTACTACTACATCGGAAGCGTATTCCAAAAAGTGAATCATAAAATCTTTGTTATTTGGTTGAAGGAAAGTACCTATAAAATCAATTAACAGATCATTTACTAGCCTGACATTGCAATAGACAAATTCTGCATTGGCTACTTGCTCTTCTTCAGTGGAACCTTTGTACACCATGTCCTTAAAACGAGGCATATTTTCGGCGAAGAAATTAGACTCGTTCACTTGTCTAGGGACATCTAACATTAGCGTATGGAAAGTTTCTTGGGGAACAAACTTTTCTTCATCAATACAATGTTTTAAAAAAGCGATTGCTCGATTCGTATTTGCAATCAAAAAGGTCACGTTCTTAAGTATCGTCTCTAAATAAGCTTCTTGCGATTTCACACCTTGTTTTATCTCTTTTAATACTTGGGTCATTCTTTGTGGAAGCTCATCCTTTTTCCAATGGGGCTGGTTCATGACAGCGCTTAAAACACCTGCGGTTTGTTTAGATAATATTTCTTTAGACAATGTTTTTCTCTCCTATTTCACCATATTTACTTCTATAGAATATCACATTACCTTCTGCATGAAACTCCCATTTCTTGTTTGCTTGGAATAATTCTTTAATCTCGTTTTGCCCAGTTACTAATAAATGCTAGAAGGATCATTTAGCAATTTGATTAATTTTATAATTTTATTGTCATCACCTAGTTCAACGTACACTAGCTTAGTATTCTCAATAATATCTGTATAGGAGTTTTCACCAGCAGGATAAAGGTGAAAGTGTTGAGATATCTAATGGTTCTTCGTCCATAAATAAAGAGGAAGTCTCTTCAGAAGAATCCCCTAATACTAATTCGAAAACAAATCATCTACCCCGCTGTCCCACCTTGTGTTCTTCTTTATTAAAAATTTTGTAATATATCTGGGAATAAATAAAAAACCCCGATTGAACGTCGGGGTTTATACTGCAACTTTACGTTTCCTTATCTTGAAATGCGTGTAGGGCTTCGAAAAATTTAACACGTTTATATTATAGGGTAACTTCTTTATTTTAAACTTTGCTTTTTTTCTGATTTAAATTCGTCCCGTAGTAAATTCTTTTGAATTTTACCAATGGATGTCCTTGGGAAATCCGCCACATCCATTTCTTAAAGATGTGAGGGTGCTGAGGTTTTTCCTGTCTGAATAGTCTTCAAAACATATTATTTTGTCTTTGTAAATTAATCTATAACCTGTTCATCACGTGCCAAATACCTCCTCTTCTCCCCATCCCAAGCTAGTTTAACAGTTTCAGCATCGCGTACTGCTTTAATTATGAATGCATCATTATTAAAACCTATAGGATTGTTAACTCTTTTTAATTTATCTGGGTTTGTTGAGTTAAACGCAAATAGGTACACAATTATACCAATGAAGTGGTTTTGTAGATTAACTATTTCAAATCCTTCTAATACTTTTTTCACAAAATATATTTTAAAAAAGAATGCCTGTCCCTTTTTTTAGTGAGACAGGCATAATTGTCTAATATAACAATGAAGTTATTTTTTAAAAAATTTGCTAGAGAATACATATTACAGTTAAAAAGTTCATAAATAACAGCTACAGTTTCTTAAATCGTGTCCAGCCTTCAAAAACAAACTAATATTTTCATTTTAATCTATCTTCGATTTTCTTAGTCGTGAAATAACCACCATTTTCATTTGGTTCCTTTTCATTACGATTCATACGAATCTTCCCTATATTCGTATAGGTTATCTCTAAGATTTCCCAGCCCTCATGCGGTAGTAATTCATCTGAAATTTGCCTGTATCTTCTCACTGCCAAATCCTTAGCAGGAACCCTTTTATTTGGAGCTAGTTCAAACGTTGCTTTTATCGTGCTATCTACAAAAGAATAGTTAAGTAATTTTTCACCCTCCCCTTTAGCCTGAAACTCAAGGATTTCTTTCACGATTGTTTCATTAAGCGGCTGTGCTATTTCTCTTGGCTGGCTTTCGATGGACTCTTCATTTAACTGA
This genomic stretch from Neobacillus niacini harbors:
- a CDS encoding DUF1643 domain-containing protein encodes the protein MKKVLEGFEIVNLQNHFIGIIVYLFAFNSTNPDKLKRVNNPIGFNNDAFIIKAVRDAETVKLAWDGEKRRYLARDEQVID